In Deltaproteobacteria bacterium, a single genomic region encodes these proteins:
- a CDS encoding acetyl-CoA acetyltransferase, with protein sequence MNIRDKVSVIGAGCSKFGENYDMSAEDMIVTAAVDAYTDAGIDPSQIQAAWVGTLSSANAGNALADPLKLFNIPITRVENYCASGMDAFRNACMAVASGMYDIVLALGFEKLRDSGQRGLGTFGNHPVVGYGTTAPSLFAMAANRYFSTYGIDKRALAKVAMKNHHNGTMSPKAHFQMEVTEDQVVSAPLICSPLGLFDCCPTTDGAAAVIICRSDLAKSFRPDPVLVKGVGLAVTSGEPYLKPGFAYTGFPATEQAAQSAYEQAGMTVKDLDLVECHDCFTITEILNIEDLGIAKRGEGWRYVEEGRAAIGGEIPVNPSGGLKSFGHPIGATGIRMIYEVSQHLWNKAGARQVKDAQVGLAHNLGGPGSVGCVTILANS encoded by the coding sequence ATGAACATTCGGGATAAAGTGTCGGTGATCGGTGCAGGATGCAGCAAGTTTGGCGAGAACTACGATATGAGCGCCGAAGATATGATTGTGACGGCGGCGGTCGATGCGTATACCGATGCGGGTATCGATCCCAGCCAGATTCAAGCGGCGTGGGTGGGAACGCTCAGCTCCGCCAACGCCGGGAATGCGCTGGCGGACCCGTTGAAACTCTTTAACATCCCCATCACGCGCGTGGAGAACTATTGCGCGTCCGGCATGGATGCGTTCCGCAATGCCTGCATGGCGGTGGCTTCCGGCATGTACGACATCGTGCTGGCCTTGGGGTTCGAGAAGCTGCGTGACTCCGGGCAGCGTGGCTTGGGCACTTTCGGCAACCACCCGGTGGTTGGCTACGGCACCACGGCGCCTTCGCTTTTTGCCATGGCGGCCAATCGTTATTTTTCCACCTATGGCATCGACAAACGCGCTCTGGCCAAAGTGGCGATGAAAAACCATCACAATGGCACTATGAGCCCCAAGGCTCACTTCCAAATGGAAGTGACCGAGGACCAAGTAGTCAGCGCGCCCCTGATTTGCAGCCCGCTGGGCTTGTTCGACTGCTGCCCCACGACGGATGGCGCGGCTGCGGTAATCATTTGCCGCTCGGACTTGGCGAAATCCTTCCGTCCCGACCCGGTGCTGGTGAAAGGGGTTGGGCTGGCGGTGACTTCTGGAGAGCCCTACCTGAAGCCCGGATTTGCCTACACTGGGTTCCCGGCAACGGAGCAAGCCGCACAGTCGGCCTACGAGCAAGCCGGGATGACGGTGAAAGATCTCGACCTCGTGGAGTGCCACGACTGTTTCACCATTACCGAGATTCTCAATATCGAAGACCTCGGCATCGCCAAACGCGGCGAAGGCTGGCGGTATGTCGAAGAAGGACGCGCAGCCATCGGCGGTGAAATTCCGGTGAACCCCTCCGGCGGTCTCAAATCGTTCGGGCATCCGATCGGTGCCACGGGCATTCGCATGATCTATGAAGTGTCCCAGCATCTGTGGAACAAAGCCGGCGCGCGTCAGGTCAAAGACGCGCAAGTGGGTCTGGCCCACAACCTCGGCGGCCCGGGGTCGGTGGGATGCGTGACGATCCTGGCGAACAGCTAG
- a CDS encoding acyl-CoA/acyl-ACP dehydrogenase, with protein MDFGFSEEQELLRQSAVDFLGKECPMTYVRQMMEDERGYSEELWKKMADLGWMGLIYPESCGGSGLNMVDLVVILEEMGKAALPGPFFSTVCLGGLAILEAGSPDQKQKYLPGIAAGTTKATLAVLEEDARWDEAGIKLQARKGKKGYSLSGVKLFVPDAHVADLIVCAARTSDGLALFVVERQQAGVVVTPLKTMDQTRKLCEVRFDKARVDAAAVLGTPGKGWDVLSRILDRGKVALCAEMCGGAQKVLDMTVDYAKMREQFGRPIGSFQAIQHKCANMLIQVESAKSATYYAAWAVASDAPEASLAAAMAKAYCSDAYRQVSAEGIQVHGGIGFTWEHDMHIYFKRAKGSEVTFGDATWNRELVAQYTLDVAPAA; from the coding sequence ATGGATTTCGGATTTAGCGAAGAACAAGAATTATTGCGACAATCGGCAGTGGACTTTCTCGGCAAAGAATGTCCCATGACATACGTGCGTCAGATGATGGAGGACGAGCGCGGGTACTCCGAAGAGTTATGGAAAAAGATGGCGGACCTTGGATGGATGGGGCTCATTTATCCCGAGTCGTGTGGTGGGTCCGGACTGAACATGGTCGATCTGGTCGTCATCCTGGAGGAAATGGGGAAAGCCGCGTTGCCAGGGCCGTTCTTCTCGACGGTCTGCCTTGGCGGTCTCGCCATTCTTGAAGCAGGGAGTCCGGACCAGAAGCAGAAATATCTCCCGGGGATTGCCGCTGGGACGACCAAGGCCACGTTAGCGGTGTTGGAAGAAGACGCGCGTTGGGACGAGGCTGGGATTAAACTCCAAGCCCGCAAAGGCAAGAAAGGCTACTCTCTGAGCGGCGTGAAGCTGTTTGTCCCTGACGCGCATGTGGCGGATCTGATTGTCTGCGCCGCACGGACGTCCGACGGCTTGGCCTTGTTCGTGGTCGAGCGGCAACAGGCTGGGGTTGTCGTGACGCCTTTGAAAACTATGGACCAGACGCGGAAGCTCTGCGAAGTGCGGTTCGACAAAGCCCGAGTTGATGCGGCAGCCGTTCTTGGCACGCCGGGAAAAGGCTGGGATGTGTTGAGTCGCATTCTCGACCGCGGCAAAGTGGCGCTGTGCGCGGAAATGTGCGGCGGTGCACAGAAGGTGCTCGACATGACGGTCGATTACGCCAAAATGCGCGAGCAGTTCGGGCGTCCGATCGGGTCGTTCCAGGCGATTCAGCACAAGTGCGCCAACATGCTGATCCAAGTCGAGAGTGCGAAGTCCGCAACCTATTATGCCGCCTGGGCGGTGGCCAGCGACGCTCCGGAAGCGTCGCTGGCGGCAGCGATGGCGAAAGCCTATTGCAGCGATGCCTATCGCCAGGTGTCGGCGGAAGGCATTCAAGTGCATGGTGGGATCGGTTTCACCTGGGAACACGACATGCACATCTACTTCAAGCGCGCGAAAGGTTCGGAAGTGACTTTCGGCGATGCGACCTGGAACCGCGAGCTGGTGGCACAGTATACGCTGGACGTGGCACCGGCAGCGTAG
- a CDS encoding MaoC family dehydratase N-terminal domain-containing protein: MADTSDIGKVGKPVTIRIEAGKIREFAKSIKDRNPLYYDENIAKAEIGGIMPPPTFLMTLAHWDDGEGQPRVQLDTRRILHGEQEFEYFKPIYVGDTLTAVTKVANIFEKKGGRGGTMTFVVMDTDFTNQKGEKVAVAHFTVIETGQAVATS; this comes from the coding sequence ATGGCAGACACAAGCGATATCGGCAAAGTCGGCAAGCCGGTGACGATCCGTATCGAGGCGGGGAAAATCCGTGAGTTCGCCAAGTCGATCAAAGATCGTAACCCCTTATATTATGATGAGAATATCGCTAAGGCGGAAATCGGTGGTATCATGCCGCCGCCGACATTCTTGATGACCCTTGCTCATTGGGATGATGGAGAAGGGCAGCCACGCGTGCAATTAGACACCCGGCGTATTCTTCATGGTGAGCAAGAATTTGAATACTTCAAACCGATATATGTCGGTGACACGCTCACCGCAGTAACGAAAGTCGCGAATATCTTCGAAAAAAAAGGTGGGCGAGGGGGAACCATGACGTTTGTTGTCATGGATACAGACTTCACCAATCAAAAGGGTGAGAAAGTTGCGGTTGCACACTTTACCGTGATTGAAACCGGGCAAGCCGTCGCTACTAGCTAG
- a CDS encoding MaoC family dehydratase N-terminal domain-containing protein yields the protein MARTKLYFEDVREGDELPPFTVENLTRGDFVKYAGASGDFTPLHYDQTFVESAGIPTVFAMGMLNAGILSRLVADYAGLENLRKYKVRFATRVWPGDSVTCKGKVTKKVVENGERVIEGEVQALNQKGEVAIQGSFRAALPSRGEARA from the coding sequence ATGGCACGCACAAAACTCTACTTTGAAGATGTGAGAGAAGGCGACGAGCTGCCGCCGTTTACAGTGGAAAACTTAACCCGTGGTGATTTTGTTAAGTACGCTGGCGCCTCGGGTGACTTCACGCCGCTGCATTACGACCAGACTTTTGTCGAATCGGCAGGGATTCCGACGGTTTTTGCTATGGGCATGTTGAATGCGGGGATTCTGAGCCGTTTAGTTGCTGACTATGCCGGACTAGAAAATCTACGAAAATACAAAGTACGCTTTGCTACTCGTGTCTGGCCTGGGGATTCCGTGACCTGCAAAGGGAAGGTGACGAAGAAAGTAGTAGAGAACGGCGAGCGCGTCATTGAAGGCGAAGTCCAGGCTCTTAATCAGAAGGGTGAAGTGGCGATTCAGGGTAGCTTTCGCGCCGCTCTCCCGTCGAGAGGGGAAGCGCGCGCGTAA
- a CDS encoding alkaline phosphatase family protein, translating to MLLAPDRSLEFLPWVFLYIGPGPGLPLPALGPILGALLTLLSMGFFFFRHWIGRFFSKLKREPRFRLLVILVVLIVGGVVMALWGRKRELGAQAVPPPKVLVLGIDGMDPNLLEQYLDQGLLPHFAKLREQGVYTRLATTNPAESPVAWSTFATGTNPGKHGLFDFIHRAPHTYLPDFALVRLEQGRSFSIGGTTIPIGAAQYVSQRHGAPFWALTSDADIATTVVRCPVTFPPEEVRGRMLSGMGVPDLRGSQGTFSYWTNEPGSVTSVQGGKIVAVQLTGDRINTVVSGPSVTQDGERGELTVPFEIVVDKKQKQVTLNLQGKTATLREGEWSPWLPVAFRAGLFSSLSGIGRFYLKSVEPHFALYGSPVNFAPENPPYPISHPKNYAKELAAAIGDFHTQGMPEDTWALNEGRLDDESFLEHCRTIYREREAMLHYELARFEKGVLVIVFDTVDRIQHMFWRAIDTEHPLYTEELHARYGNVIESWYREVDTLLGAVMGKIDDNTVLVLLSDHGFAPFRRAVHVNTWLRQRGYLRLKENREEGRGYGQDIDWAHTRAYALGIGGIYLNVERREPQGVVEPGGAAKNLSAEIAKELQAFTDPDNGRAVVRRVYRADEIYKGPEAAQAPDLLIGFERGYRSSWQTALGGVPKDLIEDNLKKWSGDHIVDPELVPGILLVNRRLSLENPNLADIAPTILKQVGAAVPEAMDGKVLW from the coding sequence ATGTTACTAGCTCCTGATCGGTCTCTTGAGTTCCTGCCCTGGGTTTTTCTCTACATCGGTCCCGGACCTGGCCTGCCGCTTCCGGCTTTGGGGCCGATCCTCGGTGCGTTGCTGACGCTGCTGAGCATGGGGTTTTTCTTCTTCCGGCACTGGATCGGGCGTTTCTTCTCGAAACTGAAACGCGAGCCGCGTTTTCGCTTGCTCGTCATTCTCGTCGTGTTGATCGTGGGAGGTGTTGTCATGGCGTTGTGGGGCCGTAAACGGGAGCTAGGGGCACAAGCGGTGCCGCCTCCTAAAGTGCTCGTCCTGGGCATCGATGGCATGGACCCGAACTTATTGGAGCAGTATCTCGACCAGGGGCTGTTGCCGCACTTCGCCAAACTGCGCGAGCAAGGGGTCTATACGCGGCTCGCCACTACCAATCCGGCCGAGTCTCCCGTGGCGTGGTCGACGTTCGCCACCGGCACCAATCCCGGCAAGCATGGCCTGTTCGACTTCATTCATCGTGCGCCGCACACGTATCTCCCCGACTTCGCGCTGGTGCGCTTGGAGCAGGGACGCTCGTTTTCCATCGGTGGCACGACGATTCCGATCGGCGCGGCGCAGTACGTTTCGCAGCGCCACGGCGCGCCGTTCTGGGCGTTGACCTCCGACGCCGACATCGCGACTACGGTAGTACGTTGTCCGGTCACGTTTCCTCCCGAAGAAGTGCGCGGACGCATGTTGTCAGGCATGGGAGTGCCTGACCTGCGCGGGAGTCAGGGGACGTTTTCGTACTGGACCAACGAGCCGGGCAGTGTCACCAGCGTGCAAGGCGGCAAGATTGTCGCCGTACAACTGACAGGAGACCGCATCAACACGGTGGTGTCCGGTCCCAGCGTGACGCAGGACGGCGAGCGCGGCGAGCTAACCGTGCCCTTCGAGATCGTCGTCGATAAAAAGCAGAAGCAGGTAACGCTGAACCTGCAGGGCAAGACCGCCACCCTACGCGAAGGCGAATGGAGCCCGTGGCTGCCGGTCGCGTTTCGCGCCGGGTTGTTCAGTTCGCTGTCCGGCATCGGGCGCTTTTATCTGAAAAGTGTGGAGCCGCACTTTGCCCTGTATGGTTCTCCGGTCAATTTCGCTCCCGAAAATCCGCCCTATCCGATCTCGCACCCGAAAAACTATGCCAAAGAGCTGGCCGCCGCGATCGGCGATTTTCACACCCAAGGGATGCCGGAAGACACGTGGGCGTTGAACGAAGGTCGCCTCGATGACGAGAGCTTTCTGGAACACTGCCGCACGATCTACCGCGAACGCGAGGCCATGCTGCATTACGAGTTGGCGCGCTTCGAGAAGGGTGTCCTGGTGATCGTGTTCGACACCGTCGATCGGATTCAGCATATGTTCTGGCGTGCCATCGACACGGAACATCCGCTCTATACCGAAGAACTGCACGCGCGCTATGGCAACGTGATCGAGAGCTGGTATCGCGAGGTCGATACGCTCCTTGGTGCCGTCATGGGAAAGATCGACGACAATACCGTGTTGGTCCTGTTGTCCGACCATGGGTTCGCGCCGTTTCGTCGCGCCGTGCATGTGAATACCTGGCTACGGCAACGCGGCTACCTGCGCCTGAAAGAGAACCGAGAGGAAGGGCGTGGGTACGGACAAGACATCGACTGGGCGCACACCCGCGCCTATGCGCTGGGGATCGGCGGCATCTATCTCAATGTCGAAAGGCGCGAGCCGCAGGGGGTCGTCGAACCAGGGGGTGCGGCAAAAAATCTGAGCGCCGAGATTGCCAAAGAACTGCAAGCCTTCACCGATCCGGACAACGGACGTGCGGTCGTCCGCCGCGTGTATCGTGCCGACGAAATCTACAAAGGTCCGGAAGCCGCGCAAGCGCCGGACCTGCTCATCGGCTTCGAGCGCGGCTATCGTTCCTCTTGGCAGACCGCGCTCGGCGGGGTGCCCAAGGATCTGATCGAGGACAACCTAAAGAAATGGAGCGGCGATCACATCGTCGATCCCGAGCTGGTGCCGGGGATTTTGCTGGTCAACCGTCGTCTGTCGCTCGAAAATCCGAACCTAGCGGATATCGCTCCGACGATTCTCAAGCAAGTCGGCGCGGCGGTGCCCGAGGCCATGGACGGGAAAGTGCTGTGGTAA